CGTGAGGTGCGCGAGAAGATCTTTGACCGCTTCTATCAAGCCGATCTGCGCGAGCGTAAATCACAAGCCGGGTGCGGGCTTGGGTTGTCCATTGCCCGCTGGATTGCCGATGCACACCGCGCGGAACTGACGGTGGAGAGCGCGCCGCTCGAAGGATCGCTCTTCCGGATCCGCTTTCCCCAGGTCACGTCTGAGAATGCCGCGCCGCACATGGAGCAGCAGTTCAGCTAGCGGCTTACCGGCAGGAATGGCGCGCGGCACAAAAAGGAGAGGCAGCCGCAAACGAATTGCGACTGCCTCGGTTACGAATGGAAATCACGGCAAGTTCAAGCTGCGGCGCTGCCTAGAACTTGAACCTTGCCCCAAACTGGAACTGACGCGGCGTATTCACCGTGCTGGTGATTTGACCAAAGGTTTCCGCCACGGTTGGCTGCGTCTCGACGGCGGTGATGGTCGGTACGCTGGGCATGCCGAGCTGCGCATAGTTGGTCACGTTGTAGGACGAAACCTCGATGCGCAGGTTGCGCTCGCCGCCCAATGAGAATGATTTGTAGAGCGACAAGTCAAGATTGCGCGCGCCCATGGTGCGCATGTGGTCGAGATAGGCTGGCGCTGATCCCGGCACAAACGGGCTGGACGGAATCGAGAAGCAGGCCGGAGTGAACCAGGTGGTGGCATTGCGCGGCGCACCCTTGCTGGGGTTGCAATTGAGATTGGCGCGCTGATTGAAGTAGGAGATGCCGGCCCCCACGGTGGGCGAGGCAATGGGAATGCCGCTGCTGATATAGGCGATGCCGTTGACCGTCCAGCCGCCGGCAAAGGCGTCGCCGAGCTTTCCGAGCTGCACGGCTCTTCCCTTGCCGACCGGCAGATCGTAAGAGGCCTCGGCAGTGAGCTGATACTTCACATCCTGCGGGCTGACGGACCACTCGTATTGCAGATCCTTGGTGTCCTGCGGCGCTCCGCCATGCGAGCCCACAAAGCCCAGCGGAGGGTTGCCATCGTTGGTCATCAGCTTGGCCCATGTGTAGCCGACCAGCATGGTGAAGTGATTGGTCAGCCGCTTCTGCAGCTTGGCCTGCAGGGAGTTGTATTCGGATGCGCCGATGGGATCACCGTTGACGAGAACGCCGTTGCCCGAGCCATAGCTGCCGTTGCCGAACTGCGGATACTGCTGCAGCGCTACCCACAGCGGAACAGTCGAGGAGCCATAATTGCCGTTCGTTGCCGGCTGCGTGGCGGCCCACTGGTTCGGGACCATCTGGCAGTTCGGGTTGGAGGTATCAACGCAGAGCGCCGCGCCGTACTTGCGGATGGTTTCAAGGCTCAGGGTGTTCAGGTCAATCTGGCCAAACGGAAGAAAGAGCCCATGGCTGCCGACGTAGCCGACACTCAACACCACGCCGCGAGGAAACTGATATTCGAGCCCCAGGTTGTAGTTGTAAGTGGTCGGCGTGCGCTGGGAATGCAGAACCGTGTTGATGGTCTGCCCGAGATTGTTGTTCAGGCCCGAGGGCGGCGAAGTCAACACTGGCACCACTCCATTGGGAAATGGATTGCTAAGCGAATAGATTCCGGTTTCACTCGGGGCAGGACTGCCCGGCGCAGCACCCACGCACCCTGAGGTGCCGTTGTAGACCGTGTTGCCATCGGCGTTGAGACAAGTGGCGTTCCAGTTGGTGACCGAAGAGAAGCCATCGCTGTCAAGCGAGCCATTCGCAGCCATCTCAGGGCTGGGGCCATAGTAGATGCCGGCGCCACCGCGCATGACGACATGGGTGAGCGGCTGCCAGGTGAAGCCGAGGCGAGGGCCAAAGTCTTTGAGGTTGGTGGTGAAGGGCGAGCGATTATGGCTGTTGACGTAAATCTCAGCGCCGGTGAAACCGACACCGTTGTCATTGCCCTGCGCGTTCGGGTCGAAGTACTCCAAACGATTGTGACGCTCGTTGCGGCCGACGAAGACATCCCACCGCAGGCCGGCCGTGATGGTGAAGTTCTTGAGCGCGTGGTAGGTATCCTGCACAAATGCGCCGTAGTAGGGATTGGATTCCGCAACGAAGAGATCTTTGGTGAAGTTGACGCTCTCGGTGCCGGGCGCGGTGCCCATGCCGACGAGGAATGAGGCGAAGTCGCTGCCGCCCACGCCGCTCGCTACCGATTGATCCGTCGCGCTCACGTCGAAGTAATAAGCCCCTGAGGGAGCCGGTGGCTGCCCCACGTTGAGATAGCGCTTCAGATATTCAAAGCCGAAGCTCAACTGGTGCTTGCCCTGAATGCGTGTG
The DNA window shown above is from Acidobacterium capsulatum ATCC 51196 and carries:
- a CDS encoding TonB-dependent receptor — encoded protein: MKSDVQLARRALTALCTLLLCLFTVAAFGQAGRGAISGTVTDPSGAVIPGAKVTLTNSATHVVQSTTANASGDFGFLSLNPGTYSLRASQPGFVTVVHDRIPVSVDQTTNVDLALHLGSVTQVVTVTGSEGLTASTNSTVGQLINAATMDRVPLLTRDVYDLVQLSPGVTPANGAPNSSNSQAISSITSGRPGIDVSSYTINGAVQGSVYYMVDGSPIGVAENNAGVILPAMVLPEDDVEETRVETQNTPATYQSGGAGVISLATKAGGSQFHGDIFDVTRPDVLASNEYFNKQGQLSGGMPNTPPSFHRYQEGGSLGGPIIRRKLFFFGDYEATQQALFDGSNFFTVPTSAERTGDFSSDNFTIYDPRLPDNPDGTRQPFANNIISNPNPIALKFLSEMPKCNYPNPATCDSDPNGDVNNYYMPGTDPSTAQKFDVRLDWAKSEKQHIFGRYSYAHLTSSLVNAFNNMWDPFYAQNITNAHNFLLADDYTFNSNTVLQLRYSFTRHDENQTGDPRQTGFDITSLGFPASLAAQENYKTLPYVIFNDVGGGVGGTANYDTFQYASENHDFIANLTRIQGKHQLSFGFEYLKRYLNVGQPPAPSGAYYFDVSATDQSVASGVGGSDFASFLVGMGTAPGTESVNFTKDLFVAESNPYYGAFVQDTYHALKNFTITAGLRWDVFVGRNERHNRLEYFDPNAQGNDNGVGFTGAEIYVNSHNRSPFTTNLKDFGPRLGFTWQPLTHVVMRGGAGIYYGPSPEMAANGSLDSDGFSSVTNWNATCLNADGNTVYNGTSGCVGAAPGSPAPSETGIYSLSNPFPNGVVPVLTSPPSGLNNNLGQTINTVLHSQRTPTTYNYNLGLEYQFPRGVVLSVGYVGSHGLFLPFGQIDLNTLSLETIRKYGAALCVDTSNPNCQMVPNQWAATQPATNGNYGSSTVPLWVALQQYPQFGNGSYGSGNGVLVNGDPIGASEYNSLQAKLQKRLTNHFTMLVGYTWAKLMTNDGNPPLGFVGSHGGAPQDTKDLQYEWSVSPQDVKYQLTAEASYDLPVGKGRAVQLGKLGDAFAGGWTVNGIAYISSGIPIASPTVGAGISYFNQRANLNCNPSKGAPRNATTWFTPACFSIPSSPFVPGSAPAYLDHMRTMGARNLDLSLYKSFSLGGERNLRIEVSSYNVTNYAQLGMPSVPTITAVETQPTVAETFGQITSTVNTPRQFQFGARFKF